The window atataaacacatttattcatatataaacacttttattcacatcatataaacacatttattcacatataaacacatttattcacatataaacacttttattcacatcatataaacacatttattcacatataaactcttttattcacatataaacacatttattcacatcatataaacacatttattcacatataaacacttttattcacatataaacacatttattcacatataaacacatttattcacatcatataaacacatttattcacatataaactcttttattcacatataaacacatttattcacatcatataaacacatttattcacatataaacacttttattcacatataaacacatttattcacatataaacacttttattcacatataaacacatttattcacatataaacacatttattcacatataaactcttttattcacatataaacacatttattcacatataaacacatgtattcatatataaacaatttattcacatcatataaacatgtattcacatataaacacatttattcacatataaacacatttattcacataaacacttttattcacatataaacacatttattcacatataaacacgtattcatatataaacacttttattcacatcatataaacatgtattcacatataaacacatttattcacatataaacacatttattcacataaacacttttattcacatataaacacatttattcacatataaacacatttattcacacatttattcacatataaacatatttattcacataaacacttttattcacatataaacacttttattcacatcatataaacacatttattcacatcatataaacacatttattcacatcatataaacacatttattcacatataaacacatttattcacatcatataaacacatttattcacatataaacacttttattcacatataaacacatttattcacatcatataaacacatttattcacatataaacacatttattcatatataaacacttttattcacatttaaacaCATTTCCATGTAAATGATGACGTTTACATACACAGATAAACATGTTTAAACAGTAAATATTGTGTCTTGTCACTAATAACTTAAGATGTCAAACTGTTTCATGACATTTATGGTTTATTgacaaataagattttttgaggtgataaaaatgataaatctttaaaaatatatatatagtttaaaacacacgtgtcaagtttgtagaaatgtagtctttgtgtctaatttgatttcagaaatgttttaaaaacatttctagcATTTTCTACGAAAACtgatttatttactttataaatatgatgtgGTGTAACCGTCACGTTAAAGGTATTAAAACACTTTCCTTGCTCCTTAAATTCAActtacacaacttaatcatttatttcaaaatagttttcaaacacacttttcaagatataaatatatatttcttgtaATATGAAGTTttttcagggttacaccacatgacctgaacaaaaagAGACTTCAgatatttgttctgttttatggttttgtcaacagaaaaaactaaattttggctttggtacaTGTTGATTATACCACATGACTTTGTTTTAGTggacttttgtttttaaatattaatattattaatagtaatattttttactgtctctggacagaaATatgaagccccagaaaaaatattaaaatgactttaaactcagaaattgaaaacatgttcatcatggCAGATGGTGTAATCAATTTtatatgaattgtgttttttaatggattttctaataatttaataattaatgtcATTCTGCTGTAttctgtgtttatattcatttattctGACAGTATAAGGGACTTTAacattcagtgtgtgtgttttattatgaatcatgtgtgtgtttgtgttcagtgaTGGCGGCCATCCGTAAGAAACTGGTGATCGTTGGTGACGGCGCGTGCGGGAAAACGTGTCTGCTCATCGTCTTCAGTAAAGATCAGTTTCCGGAGGTTTACGTGCCCACCGTTTTTGAGAACTACGTGGCCGACATTGAAGTGGACGGGAAACAGGTAACGAATCGAGATGAACTGAACACATGATCATTAATAGCTGCTTTTCCAGCTGGTCAGCTGGGGCCagtagcctcggacctcgagccacaagaccaaaatcgatttgtgttcccaccatcgggccaatagctccgcagcattgccctaaaacccgcccttaacgCGCCACCCTGGTGCCagcgtcacacaccccgcccatttcacaagcaagagggaaactcaagctgaagCATCAGAGGAGATTCGCTAGCCATCTAAATAAACATGGACCTGAACCTGTACTGTTGAGCGCTGAATGCACAACCTGGCAAGTTCAGTAACAATATACTTGATCACGTCTTCGTTTGGcagcagtgttaatctcatcaacgaaatcactgacgaagggtgtgtgtgtgtgtgttattttgtcaACATTAACATATACGAgacaaaaaagatgcatcataatgatatttaaacaattttattaaagcataccgTTGACGAAagtatgacatgaaaaataatattactgcaagatattaacagtgcaagacaAAAGAATAAGCATCTAGTGAAATAACTGTTTATAAAAGAATATATTAGATATGGAATTATCTGATCtaataatccagtatgttggggatttccccGTTTGAGCAGCGCGAGTTGAACACACCGAACACCGACAAAATGAACTGCTTTATAaacgggttaattacctcactcagaTGTATCCTGTTTATACATGATATTAATCACTATCCacaacatatacagtgcattctgaaagtattcagaccccttcattttttttacaatttgttatgttgcagccttatgctaaaatgctttaaattattctttttttttccatatcagtctacattccataccccataatgacaaagcaataaccagatttttgataactttgcaaatttattagaaaggaaaaattgaaatatcacattgacataagtattcagacccttaactcagtacttagttgaagcacctttgggagcgattacagtctcaagtctttttgggtatgatgcgacaagctttgcacacctggatttggggattttctgccattcttctctgcagatcctcttaaGCTCTGTCAGGCTgaatggggaccgtcagtgggcagtcattttcaggtctctccagagatgttcgattgggttcatgttcaggctctggctgggccactcaaggacattcacagagttccctctaagccactcttgcattgtcttggctgtgtgctcagggtcattgtcctttttgaaggtgaaccttcggcccagtctgaggtcctgagtgttctggaccaggttttcattaaggatatctctgtattttgctgtgttcagctttccttcaaccctgaccagtcccccagaccctgccgctgaaaaacacccccacagcatgatgctgccaccaccatgcttcaccgttgggatggtattgcgcaggtgatgagcggtgcctggtttcctccagacataacgcttagaattgaggccaaacagtttaatcctcatttcatcagaccagagaatcttgtttctcacagtctgagagtcctttaggtgttttttatgtgtcttgcactgaggagaggcttctgtctggccactctgccataaagcccagatcggtggagacACAAGCAAAATGTAATATCACATGCAATGTAATATCCTAAACTGGCTAAACACAGAAAATTAACAACAATCTCTAAAGCATGAATAATTCAGAATACAGCAGACTAAAGAGTAGTTAATACGTCAGTAAATTCATTCTATGCTTTTTATttcatatcaaacgaaactagagactctcctctttacacccaaacaggtttcaatgaaaaaacttagaggtttcttaccagagactGTTTTGTTGGTGCTGTGCCCGTAGGAGCGCTTCATGAAAATTGACATCATGTTTTTGTGTCATGTGACTCTGTATGGCagaaatttaacccttaaatgacagtctagagtcttgtgaacagtgttcagtttgtttttattcatttaaaatacaacttccacacatgtggactttcacatgaaatatgaaaaatgtaacaTTAGTTTGGTCTTACAGTCTGacacgtttttgtcattttgcgcATTATTATCAAATAAAAGATATTTTAGTTGACTAAATATTGTgtggcatttgtgtgtgtgtgtgtgtgtgtgtgtgtgtgtgtgtgtgtgtgtgtgtgttcatttgtgtgtgtgtgtgtttatttttatgtgtatgttaatttgtgtgtgtgtgtgtgtgttaatttgtgtgtgtgtgtgtgtgtttattcgtgtgtgtgtgtgtgtgtgtgtatttgtgtgtgtgtgtgtgtatttgtgtgtgtgtgtgtgtgtatttgtgtgtgtgtgttcatttgtgtgtgtgtgtgtttatttttgtgtgtatgttaatttgtgtgtgtgtgtgtgtgtgtgtgtgttaatttgtgtgtgtgtgtgtgtgtgtgtgtgttaatttgtgtgtgtgtgtgtgtgtgtgtgtttatttgtgtgtgtgtgttaatttgtgtgtgtttcaggttgaGTTGGCGTTGTGGGATACGGCGGGTCAGGAGGATTACGATCGCTTGCGGCCGCTCTCTTATCCCGATACTGACGTGATTCTCATGTGTTTCTCCATCGACAGTCCCGACAGTCTCGGTGAGTTTCCACGTCTCTTCTGCGCTCACACAGATCTCACAACTGCTCACTGATCTGAGCTTTGACCCTCTGTCATCCGCAGAGAACATTCCAGAGAAATGGACCCCAGAGGTGAAACATTTCTGTCCGAATGTTCCCATAATCCTGGTGGGTAACAAGAAGGACCTGCGGAACGATGAACACACTCGCCGTGAACTCTTTAAGATGAAGCAGGTGTGTGTGGACATCAAAACAGTAACTATATAACAGTATAGAAATAAGTCAAAGTAAATTCAGGAACATTTTAGAAATGTGACCAAAACTAATGAGGATTATTGATATTggtgtaattaataaaaaaatagcatgtctATTTAATTTATACCTTGAATGATTTTTTATTGACAGAACAGCAAACAGCTGAAaatcatttgtaatattttatagtGATTATAGACAACGTTTGAGCACTAATGCCCAATGTTGCATTTATACTTCATTTTCAGTCAGTAAAAATGTTGGTCAAAAAAGTTTTTTCCGCTCAAACTGTTGTTGCGATACTGTATAGCTGTTGTTTTGTGTCGTTTTTACCcatttttaattactttaaacACTCTGATAGTGAATAATGTTTCCTCACACTGAAGCGCTGTGTGTTATAACTGTGTTATTACTGTCTCCCGCAGGAGCCCGTGAAACCGGAGGAGGGCCGCGACATGGCCAACAGAATCTGTGCTTTTGGATACATG of the Myxocyprinus asiaticus isolate MX2 ecotype Aquarium Trade chromosome 49, UBuf_Myxa_2, whole genome shotgun sequence genome contains:
- the LOC127438341 gene encoding transforming protein RhoA-like isoform X1, with translation MAAIRKKLVIVGDGACGKTCLLIVFSKDQFPEVYVPTVFENYVADIEVDGKQVELALWDTAGQEDYDRLRPLSYPDTDVILMCFSIDSPDSLENIPEKWTPEVKHFCPNVPIILVGNKKDLRNDEHTRRELFKMKQEPVKPEEGRDMANRICAFGYMECSAKTKDGVREVFEMATRAALQARRGKKSNKCVVL
- the LOC127438341 gene encoding rho-related GTP-binding protein RhoA-B-like isoform X2; this encodes MCFSIDSPDSLENIPEKWTPEVKHFCPNVPIILVGNKKDLRNDEHTRRELFKMKQEPVKPEEGRDMANRICAFGYMECSAKTKDGVREVFEMATRAALQARRGKKSNKCVVL